A genome region from Thermococcus gorgonarius includes the following:
- the nadA gene encoding quinolinate synthase NadA, producing MEKEKLINEILRLKEGRNAIIMAHNYQLPEVQDIADFLGDSLELARKAVNVDADVIVFAGVDFMAETAKILNPEKTVLLPTRRATCAMANMLKPEHIIEAKKRYPSAPVVLYVNSSAECKALADVTVTSANAAKIVGKLDSDVVIFGPDKNLAYYVAKQTGKKVIPVPEYGHCYVHRKFTLEDVRRARELYPNAKLMVHPECEPEVQEEADIIVSTGGMIKRAPEWNEWVVFTEREMVYRLSKLYPNIKFHPAREDPTCIGMKAITLNHIYESLRDMKYEVEIPKEIAEKAKKAIERMLEMS from the coding sequence ATGGAAAAAGAAAAACTCATTAATGAAATCCTCAGGCTTAAGGAGGGGCGCAACGCGATCATCATGGCCCACAACTATCAGTTGCCAGAGGTTCAGGATATAGCCGATTTCTTAGGAGATAGCCTTGAGCTGGCGAGGAAAGCGGTGAACGTTGATGCCGACGTCATAGTTTTCGCGGGCGTTGACTTTATGGCCGAGACGGCTAAAATCCTCAATCCAGAGAAGACTGTCCTTCTCCCGACGAGGAGGGCAACCTGTGCCATGGCCAACATGCTCAAACCGGAGCACATCATTGAGGCGAAGAAGAGGTATCCCAGCGCTCCAGTTGTCCTCTACGTCAACAGCTCGGCCGAGTGCAAGGCCCTCGCGGACGTTACGGTAACCTCAGCCAATGCCGCCAAAATCGTCGGAAAGCTCGACTCCGACGTTGTAATCTTCGGCCCCGATAAGAACCTCGCCTATTACGTAGCTAAGCAGACGGGAAAAAAGGTTATCCCGGTTCCCGAGTACGGGCACTGTTATGTTCACAGAAAGTTCACCCTCGAAGATGTCAGGAGGGCGAGGGAACTGTATCCAAACGCCAAGCTAATGGTTCACCCGGAGTGCGAACCGGAAGTTCAGGAGGAGGCTGATATAATCGTCTCAACTGGTGGGATGATAAAGCGCGCCCCTGAGTGGAACGAGTGGGTTGTTTTCACGGAGAGGGAAATGGTCTACAGATTGAGCAAGCTCTACCCCAACATCAAGTTCCATCCTGCGAGAGAAGACCCAACCTGCATCGGGATGAAGGCGATAACACTAAACCACATCTACGAGTCGCTCCGCGATATGAAGTACGAGGTTGAGATTCCCAAAGAGATAGCTGAAAAGGCCAAGAAGGCGATAGAAAGAATGCTGGAGATGAGCTGA
- the nadC gene encoding carboxylating nicotinate-nucleotide diphosphorylase: MVPLNYLLRFIQEDAPFGDVTSEAVIPEGTKAKAVIIAKQEGVIAGVEEAKALFEHFGVKVGVRKRDGEEVRKGDVILELEGDARSILLVERTALNVMGRMSGIATEVRRLVEKVRTVNPKVRVAGTRKTLLKPIDKRAILIGGGEPHRFSLSDAILIKDNHLALVPLEEAIKRAKEFSLYKVVEVEVGSIEDAVKAARAGAEVVMLDNMSPEEIARTINALKREGLRDRVKIEVSGGITPENISEYAKLDIDVISLGYLTHSVKNFDVSLEIIGRA, encoded by the coding sequence ATGGTTCCGCTCAACTATCTCCTCAGGTTCATTCAGGAAGATGCGCCCTTCGGCGACGTCACGAGCGAGGCAGTTATTCCAGAGGGAACAAAAGCGAAGGCCGTCATCATAGCAAAGCAAGAAGGGGTTATAGCCGGCGTTGAAGAGGCCAAGGCCCTCTTCGAGCACTTCGGCGTTAAGGTCGGGGTCAGGAAGCGCGACGGAGAAGAGGTTAGAAAGGGTGACGTCATCCTTGAACTTGAGGGGGACGCTCGCTCGATCCTCCTCGTCGAGAGAACCGCGTTAAACGTCATGGGGAGGATGAGCGGCATCGCCACGGAAGTTAGAAGGCTTGTTGAAAAAGTTAGGACTGTTAATCCCAAAGTTCGCGTTGCCGGAACCAGAAAGACCCTCCTCAAGCCGATAGACAAGAGGGCAATCCTCATCGGTGGCGGTGAGCCTCACCGCTTCTCCCTCAGCGACGCAATACTCATAAAGGACAACCACCTCGCCTTAGTTCCGCTTGAAGAAGCGATAAAGCGCGCGAAAGAGTTCAGCCTTTACAAGGTCGTCGAGGTCGAAGTCGGGAGCATTGAGGATGCCGTTAAAGCCGCCAGAGCAGGAGCCGAGGTTGTGATGCTCGACAACATGAGCCCGGAGGAGATAGCAAGGACAATAAATGCATTAAAGCGCGAAGGCCTTCGCGATAGGGTTAAAATCGAGGTCTCCGGAGGAATAACGCCCGAGAACATATCTGAATACGCGAAGCTCGACATCGACGTCATAAGCCTCGGCTACCTCACTCATTCAGTCAAAAACTTCGACGTGAGCCTGGAAATAATTGGAAGGGCTTAG
- a CDS encoding TIGR02253 family HAD-type hydrolase, which translates to MIRGVFFDFVGTLITKSGENVTHQNIIKETLKRAGREDLDYIKLWKEYEEESSALFKELAGKPYVKIRDVDTEAIRRVAKRYGFDVPKDFWTINVEMHKKYGELFPDAKETIMTLKSLGLHVGIITDSDNDYIKAHLEALGIYNLFDSVTTSEDAGFYKPHERPFLLALEKARIKPEEAIYIGDNPAKDCVGAKKVGMYSVLLDPESSKKALWENCDFIVSTLKDVVEIVQGLNTQI; encoded by the coding sequence ATGATAAGGGGAGTCTTTTTCGACTTCGTCGGAACACTGATAACAAAATCAGGAGAAAACGTCACCCATCAGAACATCATCAAAGAGACCCTGAAAAGGGCCGGAAGAGAAGACCTGGACTACATTAAACTCTGGAAGGAGTACGAGGAAGAGAGCTCGGCTCTCTTTAAAGAACTCGCGGGGAAACCCTATGTGAAGATAAGGGATGTAGACACCGAAGCTATAAGAAGAGTTGCCAAAAGGTACGGTTTTGACGTCCCGAAAGACTTTTGGACAATAAACGTCGAGATGCACAAAAAGTATGGAGAGCTGTTCCCGGACGCAAAAGAAACAATAATGACATTAAAATCCCTGGGTCTCCACGTGGGCATAATTACAGATTCGGACAACGACTACATAAAGGCCCATTTAGAGGCCCTGGGAATCTACAACCTGTTCGACAGCGTAACAACGAGTGAAGACGCTGGCTTTTACAAACCCCATGAGAGACCGTTCCTCCTAGCGCTGGAAAAGGCCAGAATCAAACCGGAGGAGGCCATCTACATAGGGGACAACCCAGCGAAAGACTGTGTTGGGGCGAAAAAAGTTGGAATGTACTCAGTTCTGCTGGATCCAGAATCGTCAAAGAAAGCGCTCTGGGAGAACTGCGATTTCATAGTCTCGACACTGAAAGACGTTGTGGAAATAGTTCAGGGGCTCAACACCCAAATTTAA
- a CDS encoding ABC transporter permease: MKVSKWSENFFGTPVFDPVVVISFLFPLLYLIAFLIIPVLAMLTIAFEYNGHLSLHWFSSLLNEYYINLHPSGEFAKIITTGTGEKIYYIQGIDFGVILNSLIVSISVMILTTILGTIFAFVMARYDFPGKNIVRILLFVPLLVTPFVNVFIVKKMFLPEGIINWLFYEVLHLFPYRIWIDGLVGVVIAQTLTYYPIVYLNAYASFINIDPTLEEQAENLGSSGFHLFRTVTFPLALPGIAAGATLVGIFSLEDLAAPILFQSNGLARKLMSFQIYSAFTSVFNVGSPQLAALALVMLAIAILMFLGIRKYVSMRQYAMLSKGGRWKPRVAKPKPWQAVLIYFVVLPVLLLSIFPQVGVVLLAFSEHWDGTWPSGFTTKYIESILTQPDIERVIINSVTYSTIAVIVIILLSLTASYAASRFKKSKLGPVLDSLSTIPIAVPGIVIAMSYFFFFAKVFPNTPLDPTNLLGFNPAMVLILAYSIRRLPFAARSIAAGIQQIHVSLEEAALNLGASRWKALTGILIPLILLNLLGGAMLSFVYCMSETSVGITLGSINPEYYPITARMVELMTSAVGSANLAAALGVFLMTVQIIAIVLANVITKQRYSFIGIT, translated from the coding sequence ATGAAGGTCAGCAAGTGGAGCGAGAACTTTTTTGGGACACCTGTGTTCGACCCCGTAGTCGTGATTTCGTTCCTGTTCCCACTCCTCTACTTGATAGCATTCCTAATAATCCCCGTTCTGGCCATGCTAACCATAGCCTTCGAGTACAACGGCCATCTCTCTCTCCACTGGTTCAGTAGCCTGCTGAACGAGTACTACATAAACCTCCACCCCAGCGGAGAGTTCGCCAAGATCATCACCACAGGCACAGGGGAGAAGATATACTACATTCAGGGCATCGACTTCGGTGTCATCCTGAACTCCCTAATCGTCTCGATCAGCGTCATGATCCTCACAACCATACTTGGAACAATCTTCGCATTCGTCATGGCAAGGTACGACTTCCCAGGCAAAAATATCGTCAGGATTCTGCTATTCGTGCCCCTCCTCGTGACCCCCTTCGTCAACGTCTTCATCGTGAAGAAGATGTTCCTCCCCGAAGGGATAATCAACTGGCTGTTCTACGAGGTTCTTCACCTGTTCCCATACAGGATTTGGATAGACGGTCTGGTCGGTGTTGTAATAGCTCAGACCCTGACGTACTACCCGATAGTCTACCTCAACGCCTACGCGAGCTTCATCAACATAGATCCTACCCTTGAGGAGCAGGCGGAAAACCTTGGAAGCAGCGGCTTCCACCTTTTCAGAACGGTCACGTTCCCGCTCGCCCTTCCAGGAATAGCTGCCGGTGCCACACTCGTTGGAATATTCAGCCTTGAGGACCTCGCCGCCCCGATACTTTTCCAGAGCAACGGCCTTGCCAGAAAGCTCATGTCGTTCCAGATCTACAGCGCCTTCACGAGCGTTTTTAACGTTGGCAGTCCTCAGCTCGCTGCGCTTGCACTCGTAATGCTAGCCATAGCGATCCTCATGTTCCTTGGTATAAGGAAGTACGTCAGCATGAGACAGTACGCGATGCTGAGCAAAGGCGGCAGATGGAAGCCCCGCGTCGCCAAACCCAAGCCCTGGCAGGCGGTTCTCATATACTTCGTTGTGCTCCCAGTGCTCCTCCTCTCGATATTCCCCCAGGTCGGAGTCGTTCTCCTCGCATTCAGCGAGCACTGGGACGGAACCTGGCCTTCTGGCTTCACGACGAAGTACATAGAGAGCATCCTTACCCAGCCCGATATAGAGAGGGTCATAATAAACAGCGTGACGTACTCAACGATAGCCGTCATCGTCATAATCCTCCTCTCGCTGACTGCATCCTACGCCGCCAGCAGGTTCAAGAAGAGCAAGCTGGGCCCGGTCTTAGACAGCCTCTCCACGATACCCATAGCAGTCCCCGGAATCGTTATAGCGATGAGCTATTTCTTCTTCTTTGCGAAGGTGTTCCCGAACACACCGCTCGACCCGACCAACCTGCTCGGATTCAACCCGGCAATGGTGCTCATCCTGGCGTATTCGATAAGGCGTCTTCCCTTCGCCGCCCGTTCAATCGCCGCGGGAATACAGCAGATACACGTCTCCCTGGAGGAAGCTGCGCTGAACCTCGGTGCCAGCAGGTGGAAGGCGTTAACGGGAATACTGATACCTCTCATCCTCCTGAACCTCCTCGGTGGTGCAATGCTGAGCTTCGTCTACTGTATGAGCGAGACCAGTGTGGGCATCACCCTCGGTTCCATCAACCCTGAATACTACCCGATAACGGCGAGAATGGTCGAGCTCATGACGAGCGCCGTTGGAAGCGCCAACCTGGCAGCGGCCCTGGGCGTGTTCCTCATGACGGTCCAGATAATCGCAATAGTCCTTGCCAACGTGATAACCAAACAGAGGTACTCCTTCATTGGTATTACATGA
- a CDS encoding ABC transporter substrate-binding protein: MKKAASIGVILLLAFSIVASGCISGSGESGITLVVLTRHDATIQYMAKQLFLKSDIAKEYHITDLKFIKASESLWPSYVEKGADVAWGGGPTLFDDLYKEGYLAPITDDRVLGLLGNPIPTEMAGMPMVRKDDKGNVYWIAAAISSFGFTVNKKQLAKWNLPVPQKWEDIASETWAVDPPQYGIADPTKSTSNTRIYQIILQAFGWDQGWRIMTLIAANSRIYMQSDAVRDAVINGEIAAGNTIDFYGYTAMQQNPDCQYIIPNGESIINGDPIALLKNAKHPEAAQAFIYWVLTEGQAIWMSPDINRLPINPEVFNMKVSNEAAEIVFKGQYAGKTYGEARPSLKKAYDDATKAQGIPFDDKRALETVYALQYYFKATLVDENQKLHEAWVSLVKAYKDGKISEDKFNELKDKLTAPIKFKDPETGQIVTFTEEYAKKINDRISKDRNFQDQLIQIWHQAAVNKYNEVLNEIGG; the protein is encoded by the coding sequence ATGAAAAAGGCTGCCTCCATTGGTGTGATACTGCTTCTTGCCTTCAGCATCGTAGCAAGCGGCTGTATCAGCGGCAGTGGCGAAAGTGGCATAACCCTCGTCGTCCTCACAAGGCATGACGCAACCATTCAGTATATGGCAAAACAGCTATTCCTTAAGAGCGACATAGCGAAGGAGTACCACATCACCGACCTGAAGTTTATCAAAGCGTCGGAGAGTCTCTGGCCAAGCTACGTAGAGAAAGGGGCCGACGTCGCATGGGGTGGGGGGCCCACCCTCTTTGATGACCTCTACAAAGAAGGCTATCTGGCCCCGATAACTGACGACAGAGTTCTTGGTCTCCTCGGCAACCCGATACCAACCGAGATGGCAGGAATGCCCATGGTCAGGAAGGACGATAAGGGTAACGTATACTGGATAGCCGCGGCAATATCGTCCTTCGGTTTCACAGTCAACAAAAAGCAGCTCGCCAAGTGGAATCTGCCCGTTCCCCAGAAGTGGGAAGACATAGCGAGCGAGACCTGGGCCGTTGATCCACCTCAGTACGGCATAGCTGACCCGACCAAGAGCACCTCCAACACAAGGATATACCAAATCATCCTCCAGGCCTTTGGCTGGGATCAGGGATGGAGGATAATGACACTTATAGCCGCCAACTCAAGGATATACATGCAGAGTGATGCCGTCAGAGATGCAGTTATAAACGGTGAGATAGCGGCTGGAAACACCATCGACTTCTACGGCTACACTGCCATGCAGCAGAACCCGGACTGCCAGTACATTATTCCCAATGGAGAGAGCATCATAAACGGCGACCCGATAGCGCTCCTTAAGAACGCCAAACACCCGGAGGCCGCCCAGGCGTTCATCTACTGGGTGCTCACCGAGGGACAGGCCATCTGGATGAGCCCCGACATCAACAGGCTTCCAATTAACCCCGAAGTGTTCAACATGAAGGTAAGCAACGAAGCTGCTGAAATAGTATTCAAGGGCCAGTACGCCGGGAAGACCTACGGCGAGGCAAGGCCGAGTCTCAAAAAGGCATACGACGACGCCACCAAGGCCCAGGGAATACCGTTCGACGACAAGAGGGCTCTTGAGACAGTATACGCCCTCCAGTACTACTTTAAGGCCACCCTAGTTGATGAGAACCAGAAACTCCACGAGGCATGGGTTTCCTTGGTTAAGGCATATAAAGACGGAAAGATCAGCGAGGACAAGTTCAACGAGCTAAAAGACAAACTCACCGCCCCGATAAAGTTCAAGGATCCAGAAACAGGGCAGATAGTCACCTTTACCGAGGAATACGCCAAGAAAATCAATGACAGGATCTCAAAGGACAGGAACTTCCAGGATCAGCTTATACAGATATGGCACCAGGCCGCGGTAAACAAGTACAACGAAGTCCTCAACGAAATAGGCGGCTGA
- a CDS encoding DUF63 family protein, with translation MLESLWQFLNQYFIEPMYTREGYNPVNTFVYAFLFGLGVTYSYRYIIRPLKIKVDERLFWAVTPMVVFGATVRALVDGGVLKPNPWILTPGIFFTAFFLILPAIFADAKLGTYPKITIGWGTVLALWANYLLVTHAKSWRPYELTLIHTIASWIPVLLYYRWRPFDKLYLYAVLAHLFDMGSTVAGLQFYNYREVHWIEHYLVQWFGPYIYYPWIALILIVVYYGLKYLVTDEEERRFWYLAIYILGLGPAIRDPAQMILQISG, from the coding sequence ATGCTTGAGTCGCTGTGGCAGTTCCTGAACCAGTACTTCATCGAACCCATGTACACCCGGGAAGGATACAACCCCGTAAACACGTTTGTCTACGCCTTCCTATTTGGGCTGGGAGTGACGTACTCGTACAGATATATAATCAGACCTCTAAAAATAAAAGTCGACGAAAGGCTCTTCTGGGCAGTAACACCTATGGTGGTCTTTGGCGCCACGGTCAGGGCACTGGTCGATGGCGGTGTTCTCAAACCAAACCCCTGGATTCTAACACCGGGCATATTCTTTACCGCCTTCTTTCTGATACTGCCGGCAATATTCGCAGACGCAAAGCTGGGCACATACCCGAAGATAACCATAGGTTGGGGTACTGTTCTGGCTCTCTGGGCAAACTATCTCCTGGTAACCCATGCCAAAAGCTGGCGTCCCTACGAGCTTACCCTTATCCACACGATAGCCAGCTGGATACCTGTGCTTCTCTACTACCGCTGGAGGCCCTTTGATAAGCTCTACCTCTATGCGGTTCTGGCACATCTCTTCGACATGGGGTCAACTGTCGCAGGATTACAGTTTTACAATTACCGTGAGGTGCACTGGATTGAGCACTACCTAGTCCAGTGGTTTGGACCGTATATATACTACCCATGGATAGCCCTAATCCTGATCGTGGTTTACTATGGACTAAAATACCTTGTTACGGATGAAGAAGAAAGAAGATTCTGGTACCTAGCTATATACATCCTGGGACTCGGTCCGGCAATCAGGGATCCCGCCCAGATGATACTCCAAATCTCAGGGTAA
- a CDS encoding nucleotidyltransferase family protein has product MIKKAVIPIGGEATRLRPLTIETSKGLVRLLNKPILEHSILNLAKDGIEEVYLGVKGYVNYTSLFDYFREGYWLKKKYGLENEVRIRYMPRYESTTNGDAVWYTMQYYGIKEPVVVIQGDNIYQLNVQEMFEWHRKKKAYMTIALQRVEDVTGFGVAKIDDDYRIEYFVEKPRPEEAPSNLANTGIYILSENFWEFLEESWAKDMRERKTLDFGGDIIPALIEHGYDVYGYPMEGYWFDVGTPERYLNAAMYLLHHLSPEDMDAVEVTHDIYIQGKSEMSENLRRKIRDMIKRGELIVEGKVLLGRHISIGKGTALEDAIIDNYSVIGRKCEILHSVVMDRVKLGDNVRIINSIIGRHVEIGDNVRIVNSVIGDNAVISDNVRMYNVKIWPHEFVEKGATLEHYTVRHTMPRR; this is encoded by the coding sequence ATGATAAAGAAAGCTGTCATTCCCATAGGAGGAGAGGCAACCCGACTGAGGCCCCTCACGATAGAGACATCCAAAGGCCTCGTGAGGCTACTCAACAAGCCCATCCTCGAGCACTCGATTCTGAACCTGGCAAAGGACGGCATCGAGGAGGTGTACCTTGGAGTAAAGGGCTACGTGAACTACACCTCGCTCTTCGACTACTTCCGCGAGGGCTACTGGCTCAAAAAGAAGTACGGGCTTGAGAACGAGGTGAGGATTCGCTACATGCCGCGCTACGAGAGCACCACCAACGGCGACGCCGTCTGGTATACCATGCAGTACTACGGCATAAAGGAGCCAGTTGTGGTGATCCAAGGGGATAACATATACCAGCTGAACGTCCAGGAGATGTTTGAGTGGCACAGGAAGAAAAAGGCATACATGACGATAGCGCTCCAGCGCGTTGAGGACGTTACCGGCTTCGGCGTTGCAAAGATTGACGACGACTACAGGATAGAGTACTTCGTCGAGAAGCCCAGACCCGAAGAAGCACCAAGCAACCTCGCGAACACGGGCATATACATCCTCTCGGAGAACTTCTGGGAGTTTCTAGAGGAGAGCTGGGCGAAGGACATGAGGGAAAGGAAAACCCTCGACTTCGGCGGCGATATAATCCCCGCCCTCATAGAGCATGGCTACGACGTCTACGGTTACCCAATGGAAGGATACTGGTTCGACGTCGGGACGCCGGAGCGCTACCTTAACGCAGCCATGTATCTGCTCCATCACCTCTCCCCGGAGGACATGGATGCAGTGGAGGTAACCCATGACATCTACATACAAGGGAAATCAGAGATGTCCGAGAACCTGAGGCGAAAAATCCGGGACATGATAAAACGCGGTGAGCTCATTGTTGAGGGCAAAGTTCTCCTTGGAAGGCACATCTCGATCGGTAAGGGAACCGCTCTTGAAGACGCCATCATAGACAACTATTCGGTAATCGGTAGGAAGTGTGAGATCCTCCACTCCGTTGTGATGGACAGGGTAAAGCTTGGAGACAACGTAAGAATAATAAACTCAATAATAGGCCGCCACGTCGAGATAGGGGACAACGTCAGGATAGTGAACTCCGTTATAGGGGACAACGCGGTGATAAGCGACAACGTGAGGATGTATAACGTCAAAATATGGCCCCACGAGTTCGTTGAGAAAGGGGCAACTCTGGAGCACTACACCGTGAGACACACAATGCCAAGGAGGTAA
- a CDS encoding CGP-CTERM sorting domain-containing protein codes for MRKAAIMIAVFVFFGVFGFAMASAATVGVDLAHGENDKGLTALTDQNGNVLVEGMIKKIGDVTWVYIGPADKADTLGIQQVGEKITYDAIKNIDFLIIGQPTQPFSPDEINALKQWWNDGNRILWIAGDSDYGSGVQTIDNVNAVLEQLGVNLRLDQCSVEDSQSNAGAGYRVVGIVNPDDKTPNKDDITKDFQNGGKVLFHGPGVVAYVDDSGNWKALESNAGIENVYVIVTTSENGQIVENNDPPAKAYTAGATGKFPLLAVQTFPDKKNLLIVSSETPYGGYEPMWAPEYHGVKLDGPTFVTNFIHWAMDTQANLGKSESGGGGICGPAALVGLAIIPLLLRRRK; via the coding sequence ATGAGAAAGGCTGCAATAATGATAGCAGTGTTTGTTTTCTTTGGTGTTTTTGGGTTTGCTATGGCTAGTGCTGCGACGGTCGGTGTTGACCTTGCCCACGGCGAAAACGACAAGGGACTAACAGCCCTCACAGACCAGAACGGCAACGTTCTCGTCGAAGGCATGATCAAGAAGATAGGAGACGTCACCTGGGTCTACATCGGCCCGGCCGACAAGGCAGACACCCTCGGCATCCAGCAGGTTGGTGAGAAGATCACCTACGATGCAATAAAGAACATCGACTTCCTCATCATCGGTCAGCCGACCCAGCCCTTCAGCCCCGATGAAATCAACGCCCTCAAACAGTGGTGGAACGACGGCAACAGGATTCTGTGGATTGCAGGCGACAGCGACTACGGAAGCGGCGTTCAGACCATCGATAACGTCAACGCCGTCCTCGAGCAGCTCGGCGTCAACCTGAGGCTTGACCAGTGCTCGGTCGAGGACTCCCAGAGCAACGCTGGAGCCGGCTACCGTGTCGTTGGAATCGTCAACCCCGACGACAAGACCCCCAACAAGGATGACATCACCAAGGACTTCCAGAACGGCGGAAAGGTTCTCTTCCACGGGCCTGGTGTTGTGGCATACGTTGACGACAGCGGCAACTGGAAGGCTCTCGAGTCAAACGCTGGAATAGAAAACGTTTACGTCATAGTCACCACCAGCGAGAACGGGCAGATCGTCGAGAACAACGACCCGCCTGCCAAAGCTTACACTGCAGGTGCCACTGGCAAGTTCCCGCTTCTTGCCGTTCAGACCTTCCCGGACAAGAAGAACCTCCTTATCGTCAGCAGTGAGACCCCGTACGGTGGTTACGAGCCCATGTGGGCCCCGGAGTACCACGGGGTTAAACTCGACGGGCCAACCTTCGTCACCAACTTCATCCACTGGGCAATGGACACTCAAGCCAATCTCGGAAAGAGCGAGAGCGGTGGAGGCGGAATCTGCGGTCCGGCGGCCCTCGTTGGACTGGCAATAATACCGCTCCTCCTCAGGAGGAGGAAGTGA
- a CDS encoding METTL5 family protein, producing the protein MKRKHLAILLSKLEGFRNPKPWLEQYRTPGNVAAELLWLAYSLGDLRGKIVADLGAGTGVLSIGAALLGAEKVYAVEIDPEALALARKNAESLGLDNIEFLLEDVSEFSRRVDVVVMNPPFGSQKPHADRPFLIKAFEVSDVVYSIHLAKPEVRGFIEAFTRDNGFEITHHLTLPFEIPAQFFFHRKRLERIMVDIYRFKRVGNGKAETE; encoded by the coding sequence ATGAAGAGAAAACATCTCGCGATACTCCTTTCGAAACTTGAGGGGTTTAGAAATCCAAAGCCCTGGCTGGAACAGTACAGGACTCCGGGTAACGTGGCGGCAGAACTGCTCTGGTTAGCGTATTCTCTGGGGGATCTTAGGGGCAAGATAGTAGCGGATCTCGGTGCGGGAACGGGAGTTCTTTCCATCGGTGCCGCCCTATTGGGAGCGGAGAAAGTCTATGCAGTCGAGATTGATCCCGAAGCCCTTGCCCTCGCAAGAAAAAACGCCGAGTCCCTTGGATTGGATAACATAGAGTTTCTGTTAGAGGATGTTTCGGAGTTCTCCCGGAGAGTGGACGTGGTCGTGATGAATCCACCCTTTGGCAGCCAGAAACCTCACGCGGACAGGCCTTTCCTTATCAAGGCGTTCGAGGTAAGCGATGTAGTGTATTCCATCCACCTCGCGAAGCCCGAGGTGAGGGGCTTTATAGAGGCCTTCACGCGGGACAATGGGTTTGAAATCACACACCACTTAACTCTACCGTTTGAAATCCCCGCCCAGTTCTTCTTCCACAGAAAGAGGCTGGAAAGGATTATGGTTGATATATACAGGTTCAAGAGGGTTGGAAATGGGAAAGCTGAAACTGAGTGA
- a CDS encoding DUF996 domain-containing protein: protein MEAYVGEGNFIDISSERQLGLVGSILSLIGGLLSGVRFGTTSIGGLLGLIGFVLLLISLHGLGEKLNDERPFKYFLKSFIILLVGVVVGVILILGAFAAYSHTTDRIVYQGEGITLHESDFGAESHELTTTGYLMVFIGLVIILVSFVASAYYGKKSFEALYELTNVKAFKDAANFLWWGALTLIILVGVILLLISSIYQILAFYDLPPRLEKAAGEQPPTYDEFSSEPLW, encoded by the coding sequence ATGGAGGCGTATGTTGGTGAGGGGAACTTCATAGATATAAGCAGTGAAAGGCAACTCGGGTTGGTTGGCTCGATTCTCTCCTTGATAGGGGGACTGCTTAGCGGGGTTAGGTTTGGTACTACCAGTATTGGCGGATTGCTTGGTCTTATCGGATTTGTGTTGCTTTTGATATCTCTCCACGGCCTGGGAGAGAAGCTCAACGATGAGAGGCCCTTTAAGTATTTCCTCAAGAGTTTCATCATACTACTGGTTGGTGTTGTTGTGGGTGTTATTCTCATATTAGGGGCGTTTGCTGCTTATTCCCATACAACCGATAGGATTGTGTATCAGGGGGAGGGTATTACTCTACACGAGAGCGATTTTGGAGCTGAGAGCCATGAACTAACAACCACTGGGTACCTTATGGTCTTTATTGGCTTGGTGATTATTCTTGTGTCTTTTGTAGCGAGCGCGTACTATGGGAAAAAGTCTTTTGAGGCGTTGTACGAGCTCACTAACGTAAAAGCCTTCAAAGATGCCGCAAACTTTCTTTGGTGGGGGGCACTGACTCTCATAATCTTGGTTGGAGTGATTCTTCTCTTGATATCTTCCATATACCAGATATTGGCTTTCTACGATCTACCGCCAAGACTTGAGAAAGCGGCTGGAGAACAGCCACCAACTTACGACGAGTTTTCAAGCGAGCCACTGTGGTAG